The proteins below are encoded in one region of Micromonospora yangpuensis:
- a CDS encoding LPXTG cell wall anchor domain-containing protein, whose translation MRTRSIRRLLAGLGVVGLVVAVAASPGAAAPEPADVRPAVAFDLYANNVALAPGGPKKSVDLTVLGDRPLPSATVTVDRSGVDGFATVAPSGGDCSAAGPVLTCQVLDEDGPSMGLLSLVVSLRENAEAGQRGELAFTVTEPGGGRSTFRSTVSVGAGVDLVAPAEAALTGRPGATVTAPLTVRNQGERAVEQLVLYVVGNYSLAPAKRYRNCEYFATGPHHSTPVTFACTFDRSLAPGAAVRVDSDFSFALPRDSWAPNTQHGTAVWLTPADWAALRSQRSPANQDGERGTDGVLGLASVSAAPQRAGEPQSELTPGDNSTEIVLTVQGDQQADAAANGARVSGEVGRTVPVTVGYTNKGPAVLNAGGRSFYTIVAVLVPEGTTAVRAPKNCRSDEDQGEEPGRPGGRHYSCFRTGPLPSGERAEFPFSLRIDKPGRHSSTITLGHNGSTVPVDLDPGNDTAKIVVDTAAQGGGDGDDDGGQGGGLPITGASVVTIAAIGGGLLLVGAALFFFTRRRQP comes from the coding sequence ATGCGTACCCGCTCGATTCGGCGTCTGCTGGCCGGGCTCGGCGTCGTCGGCCTGGTGGTCGCCGTGGCGGCTTCCCCCGGTGCCGCCGCGCCGGAGCCGGCCGACGTCCGCCCGGCCGTCGCGTTCGACCTGTACGCCAACAACGTGGCGCTCGCGCCCGGCGGCCCGAAGAAGAGCGTCGACCTGACCGTGCTGGGCGACCGGCCGCTGCCGTCGGCGACGGTCACGGTGGACCGCAGCGGTGTCGACGGTTTCGCCACGGTGGCCCCTTCCGGCGGTGACTGCTCCGCGGCCGGTCCGGTGCTGACCTGCCAGGTGCTCGACGAGGACGGGCCCAGCATGGGCCTGCTCTCGCTGGTGGTGTCGCTGCGCGAGAATGCCGAGGCGGGTCAGCGGGGTGAGCTGGCCTTCACCGTGACCGAGCCAGGCGGCGGCCGGAGCACCTTCCGCTCGACGGTCTCAGTCGGCGCGGGCGTCGACCTGGTGGCGCCCGCCGAGGCGGCATTGACCGGTCGGCCGGGTGCCACCGTCACGGCCCCGCTGACCGTACGCAACCAGGGTGAGCGGGCCGTCGAGCAGCTTGTCCTCTACGTCGTCGGGAACTACAGCCTGGCGCCGGCCAAGCGGTACCGGAACTGCGAGTACTTCGCCACCGGGCCGCACCACAGCACGCCGGTGACGTTCGCCTGCACCTTCGACCGGAGTCTGGCACCCGGTGCGGCCGTCCGGGTGGACAGTGACTTCTCGTTCGCCCTGCCCCGGGACTCCTGGGCACCGAACACCCAGCACGGCACCGCTGTGTGGCTCACCCCGGCCGACTGGGCGGCGTTGCGCTCGCAGCGGTCGCCGGCCAACCAGGACGGCGAGCGGGGCACCGACGGGGTGCTCGGTCTGGCGTCGGTCTCCGCCGCACCGCAGCGGGCCGGCGAGCCCCAGTCGGAGTTGACCCCGGGTGACAACTCGACCGAGATCGTCCTCACCGTCCAGGGTGACCAGCAGGCCGACGCGGCCGCCAACGGGGCCCGGGTCAGCGGCGAGGTCGGCCGGACCGTGCCGGTCACCGTCGGCTACACCAACAAGGGGCCGGCGGTACTGAACGCGGGTGGCCGCAGCTTCTACACCATCGTGGCCGTGCTGGTGCCCGAGGGCACCACGGCGGTACGCGCCCCGAAGAACTGCCGCAGCGACGAGGACCAGGGCGAGGAGCCGGGCCGGCCGGGTGGCCGACACTACAGCTGTTTCCGGACGGGGCCGCTGCCCAGCGGCGAGCGGGCCGAGTTCCCGTTCTCGCTCCGGATCGACAAGCCGGGCCGGCACAGCAGCACGATCACGCTGGGCCACAACGGGTCGACGGTCCCCGTGGATCTCGATCCCGGCAACGACACCGCGAAGATCGTGGTCGACACCGCAGCCCAGGGCGGCGGTGACGGTGACGACGACGGCGGTCAGGGTGGCGGTCTGCCGATCACCGGAGCTTCGGTCGTCACGATCGCCGCCATCGGCGGCGGCCTCCTGCTGGTCGGTGCCGCCCTCTTCTTCTTCACCCGCCGCCGGCAGCCCTGA
- a CDS encoding phage holin family protein, translated as MDGVGFLIRLAITAIALWVTTLVVPGVEVTGRSGANTAFTLVVVALIFGVVNAVLKPVIQVVGCVFYLLTLGLFALVVNALLFLLTDWIAGKLDLPFRVDGFWAAFWGAIVVAVVSWVISVVVPDAPDRR; from the coding sequence ATGGACGGCGTGGGCTTTCTGATCCGGTTGGCGATCACCGCGATCGCGTTGTGGGTCACCACCCTGGTCGTACCCGGGGTGGAGGTGACCGGCCGGTCCGGGGCGAACACGGCGTTCACCCTGGTCGTCGTCGCGTTGATCTTCGGCGTGGTCAACGCCGTGCTCAAGCCGGTCATCCAGGTGGTCGGTTGCGTCTTCTACCTGCTGACCCTGGGACTGTTCGCGCTGGTGGTCAACGCGCTGCTGTTCCTGCTCACCGACTGGATCGCCGGGAAACTGGACCTGCCGTTCCGGGTGGACGGCTTCTGGGCGGCCTTCTGGGGGGCCATCGTGGTGGCGGTGGTGAGCTGGGTGATCAGCGTCGTCGTGCCGGACGCCCCGGATCGCCGGTGA
- a CDS encoding DUF368 domain-containing protein: MALGERVGHVFRGAAIGVAEAVPGVSGGTIALVTGVYERLIVSAGHLVNAFRYAVADVPRKRGWARAGQQFRYVHWSVVLPVFLGMVPGLLLAAMLLEPVLTEYPEHTRGLFLGLVLASVLVPLSMIPRPRHAGHLVALIATAVGAFLLTGLPQAELTPHPVIVLIVAAVAVCALVMPGVSGSFLLLTVGLYEPTITALNDRDLGYLAVFGTGMVLGLASFVKLLQWLLDKHRRMTLAVMAGALLGSLRALWPWQTEDRTLTAPGDNLLPILGLFLLGLALVGAMIVAEQRRLRRAAEALTEEPAYQPPASYRTPADR; this comes from the coding sequence ATGGCACTGGGTGAACGGGTCGGTCATGTCTTCCGGGGGGCGGCCATCGGGGTGGCCGAGGCCGTACCAGGAGTCAGCGGAGGCACGATCGCGCTGGTCACCGGCGTGTACGAGCGGCTGATCGTCTCCGCCGGCCACCTGGTGAACGCGTTCCGGTACGCCGTGGCGGACGTCCCCCGCAAACGGGGCTGGGCCCGGGCCGGCCAGCAGTTCCGGTACGTGCACTGGTCGGTGGTACTGCCGGTGTTCCTCGGCATGGTGCCGGGCCTGCTGCTCGCCGCGATGTTGCTCGAACCGGTGCTGACGGAGTATCCGGAGCACACCCGGGGGCTCTTCCTCGGCCTGGTGCTGGCCTCGGTGCTGGTGCCGCTGTCGATGATTCCCCGACCCCGGCACGCCGGACACCTGGTGGCGCTGATCGCCACCGCCGTCGGCGCGTTCCTGCTCACCGGTCTGCCGCAGGCGGAGCTCACGCCCCACCCGGTGATCGTGCTGATCGTCGCGGCGGTGGCGGTCTGCGCCCTGGTGATGCCCGGGGTGTCCGGGTCGTTCCTGCTGCTCACGGTGGGGCTCTACGAGCCGACCATCACCGCGCTCAACGACCGGGATCTCGGTTACCTCGCGGTCTTCGGCACCGGCATGGTGCTCGGCCTGGCCTCGTTCGTGAAGCTGCTGCAGTGGCTGCTGGACAAGCACCGCCGGATGACGCTGGCGGTGATGGCCGGCGCACTGCTGGGTAGTCTCCGCGCACTGTGGCCGTGGCAGACCGAGGACCGGACGTTGACCGCCCCCGGCGACAACCTGCTGCCGATCCTCGGGCTCTTCCTGCTCGGTCTCGCCCTGGTCGGCGCGATGATCGTCGCCGAGCAGCGCCGACTGCGGCGGGCCGCCGAGGCACTGACCGAGGAGCCCGCGTACCAGCCACCGGCGTCCTACCGGACGCCGGCCGACCGCTGA
- the pyrE gene encoding orotate phosphoribosyltransferase — protein sequence MGDHDDLRKFITDLAVVHGRVVLSSGQEADWYVDLRRVTLHHRAAPLVGRVLLDLTADWQYDAVGGLTLGADPIALSMLHAASADDRPLDAFVVRKTGKAHGLQRRIEGPDVVGRRVLAVEDTSTTGGSVLTAVDALREAGAEVVGVAVIVDRGAGAAVEAAGLPYRAAYTLADLGLVA from the coding sequence ATGGGGGACCACGACGACCTGCGTAAATTCATCACTGACCTGGCTGTTGTGCATGGCCGGGTGGTGCTCTCCTCAGGTCAGGAGGCGGACTGGTACGTCGATCTGCGGCGCGTCACGCTCCATCACCGGGCGGCACCGTTGGTCGGCCGGGTGCTGCTCGACCTGACCGCCGACTGGCAGTACGACGCGGTGGGTGGCCTCACCCTCGGCGCGGACCCGATCGCCCTGTCGATGCTGCACGCGGCATCGGCGGACGACCGCCCGTTGGACGCGTTCGTGGTGCGTAAGACAGGCAAGGCGCACGGCCTGCAACGACGGATCGAAGGCCCCGACGTAGTGGGACGTCGGGTGTTGGCGGTCGAGGACACGTCGACGACGGGGGGCAGCGTGTTGACCGCGGTCGACGCGTTGCGCGAGGCCGGAGCCGAGGTGGTGGGTGTGGCGGTTATTGTTGATCGAGGCGCTGGTGCCGCGGTGGAAGCCGCCGGACTGCCGTATCGGGCCGCCTATACGTTGGCTGACCTCGGCCTTGTGGCGTAA
- a CDS encoding chromosome partitioning protein: MDEPVVHRSRAGQRPPTTGVRPQPESPWAQPPQRTSGPAPDPVSTGAAPPHQPGTAGLPQSNTARATQPSVAKPAQPGVAGQPQAGVAEPAQPGVAGQPQAGVTGQAQAGVTGQPQAGVAGQAQSSVPEQAQVGTAGTAQSGAGPAGYGPVPDAPRGVGPVPSQPAPVPVPPAPVPPEPGPLTSAHPAEPARPRLGPLPPTFNPPGPLDPTFNPPGPLPPPYRSGPPAQQPAPPPGPAAQQPAPPPGPAAQQPGSPSDPSAQQSGAPSDPATQQPGPPPGPLSPGLPGPSPRDPAGWYPPPWQHGTGQHGTGQPGTPQAGPAAYPDSWSAELAAAPTAEDFARRRQLRPPDPVAATGFRAMVNKTGLVKLPPGRHEQELRRDIEMVRRNFGGLRQVTVVNPKGGAGKTVAILLLAMTFGQKRGGYVLAWDNNETQGTLGMRAQQDFHSRTVRDMLRDLGQFQGAHGRVGDLSQYVRSQGEGMFDVLASDESATGGEMLTAAAFAEIRDVVSRFYKLIFVDTGNNVRAQNWQAAMDATDQLLVTMSARNDSAETAARMLDHLEQSGRQRLVRQAVTVVSMPPSRKEIDLPAIQQHFAARTRAVLLAPYERLIDSGEPIRYGGLSAATRDAWLKIAASVAEGL, from the coding sequence CTGGACGAGCCGGTGGTACACCGGAGCAGGGCGGGCCAGCGCCCGCCGACGACCGGGGTCCGGCCCCAGCCGGAGTCACCGTGGGCACAACCCCCGCAGCGGACCAGCGGACCGGCCCCCGATCCGGTCTCGACCGGTGCCGCACCGCCCCACCAGCCCGGCACCGCCGGACTGCCCCAGTCCAACACCGCCAGGGCGACCCAGCCCAGCGTCGCCAAGCCAGCCCAGCCCGGCGTAGCGGGACAGCCCCAAGCCGGCGTCGCCGAGCCAGCCCAACCCGGCGTCGCGGGACAGCCCCAAGCCGGCGTGACGGGACAGGCCCAAGCCGGCGTGACGGGACAGCCCCAAGCGGGCGTGGCGGGACAGGCCCAGTCCAGCGTGCCGGAACAGGCTCAGGTCGGTACCGCCGGGACGGCCCAGTCCGGCGCCGGACCAGCCGGGTACGGGCCGGTGCCGGACGCGCCCAGGGGCGTCGGGCCGGTGCCGTCGCAACCGGCGCCGGTACCGGTGCCACCCGCACCGGTGCCGCCGGAGCCCGGCCCGCTCACTTCCGCGCACCCGGCCGAACCGGCACGGCCCCGGCTCGGACCGTTGCCGCCGACATTCAACCCACCCGGGCCGCTGGACCCGACGTTCAACCCGCCCGGACCGCTGCCGCCCCCGTACCGGTCGGGCCCTCCGGCCCAGCAACCCGCGCCGCCGCCCGGACCAGCGGCCCAGCAACCCGCGCCGCCGCCCGGACCAGCGGCCCAGCAACCCGGGTCACCATCCGACCCGTCAGCGCAGCAATCGGGAGCACCATCCGATCCGGCGACCCAGCAGCCGGGACCACCACCCGGTCCGCTGTCACCGGGGTTACCCGGTCCGTCACCCCGGGACCCGGCTGGCTGGTACCCGCCACCGTGGCAGCACGGCACCGGGCAGCACGGCACCGGGCAGCCGGGGACGCCACAAGCCGGGCCGGCGGCGTACCCGGATTCCTGGTCCGCGGAGTTGGCCGCCGCGCCCACGGCGGAGGACTTCGCCCGGCGGCGGCAGCTCCGCCCCCCGGACCCGGTGGCGGCCACCGGTTTCCGGGCGATGGTCAACAAGACCGGCCTGGTCAAGCTGCCACCCGGGCGGCACGAGCAGGAGTTGCGGCGCGACATCGAGATGGTGCGCCGCAACTTCGGTGGGCTGCGTCAGGTGACGGTGGTCAACCCGAAGGGTGGGGCCGGCAAGACGGTGGCCATCCTGCTGCTGGCGATGACCTTCGGGCAGAAGCGCGGCGGGTACGTGCTGGCCTGGGACAACAACGAGACCCAGGGCACCCTCGGCATGCGGGCCCAGCAGGACTTCCACTCCCGTACGGTGCGCGACATGCTGCGCGACCTGGGCCAGTTCCAGGGGGCGCACGGGCGGGTCGGTGACCTGTCGCAGTACGTCCGCTCGCAGGGCGAGGGGATGTTCGACGTGCTCGCCTCGGACGAGTCCGCCACGGGTGGCGAGATGCTCACCGCGGCGGCGTTCGCCGAGATCCGGGACGTGGTCAGCCGCTTCTACAAGTTGATCTTCGTCGACACCGGTAACAACGTCCGGGCCCAGAACTGGCAGGCCGCCATGGACGCCACCGACCAGTTACTGGTCACCATGTCGGCGCGGAACGACTCGGCGGAGACCGCCGCCCGGATGCTCGACCACCTGGAGCAGAGCGGGCGGCAGCGGCTGGTCCGGCAGGCGGTGACGGTCGTCTCCATGCCACCGTCCCGCAAGGAGATCGACCTACCGGCGATCCAGCAGCACTTCGCGGCGCGTACCCGGGCGGTGCTGCTCGCCCCGTACGAGCGACTGATCGACTCCGGCGAGCCGATCCGCTACGGCGGCCTCTCCGCCGCCACCCGGGATGCCTGGCTGAAGATCGCTGCCTCGGTCGCCGAGGGCCTCTGA
- the fbaA gene encoding class II fructose-bisphosphate aldolase, translated as MPIASPEVYAEMLDRAKAGRFAYPAINVTSSQTLNAALKGFADAESDGIIQVSTGGAEYLSGPTVKDMVTGAVAFAAYAREVAKNYPVNIALHTDHCPKDKLEKFVRPLMAISKERVARGEDPLYQSHMWDGSAVPVAENLQIAAELLDRAAEGKIVLEIEVGVVGGEEDGVENAINDKLYTTTEDGLAMVEALGLGEKGRYMAALTFGNVHGVYKPGNVKLRPEILNQIQQAVGAKYGKDKPLSLVFHGGSGSLLEEIREALDYGVVKMNIDTDTQYAFTRPVADHMLRNYDGVLKVDGEVGNKKQYDPRAWGKLAEAGLAARVVEACEHLRSTGTKLK; from the coding sequence ATGCCCATCGCTTCCCCAGAGGTCTACGCGGAGATGCTGGACCGCGCCAAGGCCGGCCGGTTCGCGTACCCCGCGATCAACGTCACCTCCTCGCAGACCCTGAACGCCGCCCTGAAGGGCTTCGCCGACGCGGAGAGCGACGGCATCATCCAGGTCTCCACCGGCGGTGCCGAGTACCTCTCCGGCCCGACCGTCAAGGACATGGTCACCGGCGCGGTGGCCTTCGCGGCGTACGCCCGCGAGGTGGCGAAGAACTACCCGGTCAACATCGCCCTGCACACCGACCACTGTCCCAAGGACAAGCTGGAGAAGTTCGTCCGCCCGCTGATGGCCATCTCCAAGGAGCGGGTCGCCCGGGGCGAGGACCCGCTGTACCAGTCGCACATGTGGGACGGCTCCGCCGTACCGGTCGCGGAGAACCTCCAGATCGCCGCCGAGCTGCTCGACCGGGCCGCCGAGGGCAAGATCGTGCTGGAGATCGAGGTCGGCGTGGTCGGTGGTGAGGAGGACGGCGTCGAGAACGCCATCAACGACAAGCTCTACACCACCACCGAGGACGGCCTGGCCATGGTCGAGGCGCTCGGCCTGGGCGAGAAGGGCCGCTACATGGCGGCGCTGACCTTCGGCAACGTGCACGGCGTCTACAAGCCGGGCAACGTCAAGCTCCGCCCGGAGATCCTCAACCAGATCCAGCAGGCGGTCGGCGCCAAGTACGGCAAGGACAAGCCGCTGAGCCTGGTCTTCCACGGCGGCTCCGGCTCGCTGCTGGAGGAGATCCGCGAGGCGCTTGACTACGGCGTGGTGAAGATGAACATCGACACCGACACCCAGTACGCCTTCACCCGCCCGGTCGCCGACCACATGCTGCGCAACTACGACGGCGTGCTCAAGGTCGACGGCGAGGTCGGCAACAAGAAGCAGTACGACCCGCGGGCCTGGGGCAAGCTCGCCGAGGCCGGCCTGGCCGCCCGGGTCGTCGAGGCCTGCGAGCACCTCCGCTCCACCGGCACCAAGCTCAAGTAA
- a CDS encoding SDR family NAD(P)-dependent oxidoreductase: MTSDAIPTRRWALVTGATAGIGAAFARRFAADGWDLVLVARDATRLDTMAAELTGRHGRRVETLPADLSTEDGCLAVERRITAGPPVEMLVNSAGIGLKRSFLNTSAADEARVLHLNVYAVMRLTRAALRSMTERRRGAVINVSSVAGFAAFAPGLTYAASKAWVTNFSESVGQAALPFGVRVLALCPGYTRTEFHERAGIDPATIPAWLWLRTDDVVDAALRDLRKGKLVSVPAWKYKLAVAGLRHTPLRLLHAATRDRRRRPERATG; encoded by the coding sequence GTGACGTCCGATGCGATCCCGACGCGGCGGTGGGCCCTGGTCACCGGGGCGACCGCCGGGATCGGTGCGGCCTTCGCCCGTCGGTTCGCCGCCGACGGGTGGGACCTGGTCCTGGTGGCGCGGGACGCCACCCGGCTCGACACGATGGCGGCCGAGCTGACCGGGCGGCACGGTCGACGGGTCGAGACGTTGCCGGCCGATCTGTCCACCGAGGACGGTTGTCTCGCCGTCGAGCGGCGGATCACCGCCGGGCCGCCGGTCGAGATGCTGGTCAACAGCGCCGGGATCGGCCTCAAGCGGTCGTTCCTGAACACCAGCGCCGCCGACGAGGCCCGGGTGCTGCACCTCAACGTGTACGCGGTGATGCGGCTGACCCGGGCGGCGCTGCGGTCGATGACCGAACGCCGACGCGGGGCAGTGATAAATGTCTCTTCCGTCGCCGGGTTCGCCGCCTTCGCGCCCGGATTGACGTACGCGGCCAGCAAGGCCTGGGTAACCAACTTCAGCGAGTCGGTGGGGCAGGCCGCCCTGCCGTTCGGTGTTCGGGTGTTGGCTCTCTGTCCCGGCTACACCCGCACCGAGTTTCACGAACGGGCCGGCATCGACCCGGCGACGATCCCCGCCTGGCTCTGGCTCCGGACCGACGATGTCGTTGACGCAGCCCTTCGTGACCTGCGGAAAGGCAAGTTGGTAAGTGTCCCGGCGTGGAAGTACAAACTGGCCGTGGCGGGGCTGCGGCACACTCCGCTGCGCCTGCTGCACGCCGCGACCCGGGACCGCCGCCGGCGACCGGAGCGCGCCACCGGCTGA
- a CDS encoding DUF3151 domain-containing protein — protein MQNLLPEPPATLLPENVEADAALGAAEQSGGEEAYAEAAARFPTHSAAWAALATRALDAGQVVAAYAYARTGYHRGLDQLRRSGWKGHGPVPWSHRPNRGFLRCLYVLSRAAGEIGEADEAARCAQFLRDCDPAAGDALAGS, from the coding sequence ATGCAGAACCTGTTGCCGGAGCCACCGGCCACCCTTCTCCCCGAGAACGTCGAGGCTGACGCCGCCCTTGGCGCCGCCGAACAGTCCGGCGGCGAGGAGGCGTACGCCGAGGCCGCTGCCCGTTTTCCGACCCACAGCGCGGCCTGGGCGGCGCTGGCCACCCGGGCCCTCGACGCCGGCCAGGTCGTCGCGGCGTACGCGTACGCGCGCACCGGATACCACCGGGGTCTGGACCAGTTGCGCCGCAGCGGCTGGAAGGGGCACGGCCCGGTGCCCTGGTCGCACCGCCCCAACCGGGGATTCCTGCGCTGCCTGTACGTGTTGTCCCGGGCGGCCGGGGAGATCGGCGAGGCCGACGAGGCGGCCCGCTGCGCCCAGTTCCTCCGCGACTGCGACCCCGCTGCCGGAGACGCCCTCGCCGGCAGCTGA
- a CDS encoding LOG family protein: MPTPPPADVIEPHTAPAEIETRAAFDQRLTTGSLTGLTVQGLRLDLDPIPDLSGIEVTGTLFIGCRFASRDIGADLVRRGANVVPPFSGLPYPTQPSHLYTPEELAAGFADNGFAGMYDTRVYQHFRAHGGALPEVKEALAQRLHDHGVDNALADATRAWLATHGPQSVVGIMGGHAVPRGSVPYRLAATLGWELARADRLIVTGGGPGVMEAANLGAFLAPYPAAELTAAIDLLAEAPDFTDHDRYTAAALAVRQRYGRGAGVATASGGGTPTPAAPGGGAGAGGTGDGGVAGGGVPHQRAVADVDWARSGGLAIPTWLYGHEPANLFAGRIAKYFSNAIREDTILRLARGGIVFAPGRAGTVQEVFQAATKTFYGTDGASGAYVFLDRAYWTRELPVEALLRPLLAGSPFGDLAKSIHLTDDVHEAVQILTH; encoded by the coding sequence GTGCCGACCCCACCGCCAGCGGACGTCATCGAGCCGCACACCGCCCCCGCCGAGATCGAGACCCGGGCCGCGTTCGACCAGCGGCTCACCACCGGCAGCCTGACCGGACTGACCGTGCAGGGTCTCCGCCTCGACCTGGACCCGATCCCCGACCTCAGCGGGATCGAGGTCACCGGCACCCTCTTCATCGGGTGCCGGTTCGCCTCCCGGGACATCGGCGCGGACCTGGTCAGGCGCGGCGCGAACGTGGTGCCGCCGTTCTCCGGACTGCCCTATCCGACCCAGCCGTCGCACCTCTACACCCCGGAGGAACTCGCCGCCGGGTTCGCCGACAACGGCTTCGCCGGAATGTACGACACCCGCGTCTACCAACACTTCCGCGCTCACGGGGGCGCGCTGCCGGAGGTGAAGGAGGCGCTGGCGCAGCGGCTGCACGACCACGGGGTGGACAACGCCCTCGCCGACGCCACCCGGGCCTGGCTGGCCACCCACGGGCCCCAGTCGGTGGTCGGGATCATGGGCGGGCACGCGGTGCCACGCGGCAGTGTGCCGTACCGGCTGGCCGCCACCCTGGGCTGGGAGCTGGCGCGGGCCGACCGGCTGATCGTCACCGGTGGCGGCCCAGGAGTGATGGAGGCGGCGAACCTCGGCGCGTTCCTCGCCCCGTACCCGGCCGCGGAGCTGACCGCCGCGATCGACCTGCTCGCCGAGGCGCCCGACTTCACCGACCACGACCGGTACACGGCGGCGGCGCTCGCGGTCCGCCAACGCTACGGCCGCGGCGCCGGGGTCGCGACGGCCAGCGGCGGTGGAACGCCGACCCCGGCAGCGCCCGGTGGCGGGGCCGGCGCTGGTGGGACCGGCGATGGCGGGGTCGCCGGTGGCGGGGTGCCGCACCAGCGCGCGGTCGCCGACGTGGACTGGGCCCGCAGCGGTGGGCTGGCCATCCCCACCTGGTTGTACGGGCACGAGCCGGCGAACCTGTTCGCCGGGCGGATCGCGAAGTACTTCTCCAACGCGATCCGGGAGGACACCATTCTCCGGCTGGCCCGGGGCGGGATCGTCTTCGCGCCGGGCCGGGCCGGAACCGTGCAGGAGGTCTTCCAGGCGGCGACGAAGACGTTCTACGGCACCGACGGGGCCAGCGGCGCGTACGTCTTCCTGGACCGGGCCTACTGGACCCGCGAGCTGCCGGTCGAGGCGCTGCTGCGCCCGCTGCTGGCCGGCTCCCCCTTCGGTGACCTGGCCAAGAGCATCCACCTCACCGACGACGTCCACGAGGCGGTCCAGATCCTCACCCACTGA
- a CDS encoding DedA family protein, translating to MTVALGPDWLDPEFLISTFGLLGILAIVFAESGLLIGFFLPGDSLLFTAGLLTADGQYITYPLWLVCLLITIAAVAGDQVGYAFGRKVGPALFRRPDSRLFKQENVVKAHEFFAKYGARSIVLARFVPIVRTFTPIVAGVSRMNYRTFVTYNVVGGILWGTGVTVLGYFLGQVPFVKANIEAILIGIVLLSVLPIAFELLRARLAANRRA from the coding sequence ATGACCGTCGCCCTGGGGCCGGACTGGCTCGATCCGGAGTTCCTCATCTCGACGTTCGGGCTGCTGGGCATCCTGGCCATCGTCTTCGCCGAGTCCGGTCTGCTGATCGGCTTCTTCCTGCCCGGTGACTCGCTGCTCTTCACCGCCGGTCTGCTCACCGCCGACGGGCAGTACATCACCTACCCGCTCTGGCTGGTCTGCCTGCTGATCACCATCGCGGCCGTCGCCGGCGACCAGGTCGGGTACGCCTTCGGTCGCAAGGTCGGGCCGGCGCTGTTCCGGCGGCCCGACTCGCGGCTGTTCAAACAGGAGAACGTGGTCAAGGCGCACGAGTTCTTCGCCAAGTACGGTGCCCGGTCGATCGTGCTGGCCCGCTTCGTGCCGATCGTCCGGACGTTCACCCCGATCGTGGCCGGTGTGAGCCGGATGAACTACCGCACCTTCGTCACCTACAACGTGGTCGGCGGCATCCTCTGGGGCACCGGGGTCACCGTGCTCGGCTACTTCCTCGGCCAGGTGCCCTTCGTGAAGGCCAACATCGAGGCGATCCTGATCGGCATCGTGCTGCTCTCGGTGCTGCCGATCGCCTTCGAGTTGCTCCGCGCCCGGCTGGCGGCCAACCGCCGCGCCTGA
- a CDS encoding ArsR/SmtB family transcription factor produces the protein MPQISPLAGEPIERADAERLAGVLKALADPARLRLLSLIQSAPEGEACVCDLTAPLGLSQPTVSHHLRILTEAGLLEREKRGVWAYYRLVPAAIATIADLLTPPRKRATKKAR, from the coding sequence ATGCCTCAGATCTCGCCGCTTGCCGGCGAGCCGATCGAACGTGCCGATGCCGAGCGGCTGGCCGGGGTGCTCAAGGCCCTTGCCGATCCCGCCCGACTGCGGCTGCTCAGCCTGATCCAGTCGGCTCCCGAGGGGGAGGCGTGCGTCTGTGACCTGACCGCGCCGCTCGGCCTCTCGCAGCCGACGGTCAGTCACCACCTGCGTATCCTCACCGAGGCCGGCTTGCTGGAGCGGGAGAAGCGCGGTGTCTGGGCGTACTACCGGCTGGTGCCGGCGGCGATCGCCACGATCGCCGACCTGCTCACCCCGCCGCGCAAGCGCGCCACCAAGAAGGCTCGCTGA